The DNA window TGCAGCCAACCCGATTCAGGTGCGCAAACAAACGCTGGAGATGCTGAACACCATCCGTCGGATTGGCCTGCAACTACCTAACTCTGTGCTGATTAACTCATTTTTTGACGCCAAATCAACGGAGATCTACAACATTATGTTTGAGGGAACACCCGCCGAACGTAAACAGGCCTTCGACCTGCTCTCGTACCTCGATCCCTCCAAAACCGAGACCTACCGCAAGCTGGTGGGGGGTGATTTTTGGGTTTAAGGTTTAATGTGTAAGGTTTAAAGTAGTCCGCAACAGAACCTTAAACGTTAGACATTAAACCTTAAACCAAACCTCGAACTTCATCCCTCCCCCACGTGTTGACAAAGTGAGACTCCTTCCTTTATGCTGTCGCATCTACTGATAAAAAACTATGCGCTGATCGACGAGCTTGAACTTCGCCCCGACCGTGAATTAAACATCATCACGGGCGAGACGGGCGCGGGCAAGTCGATCATGTTGGGGGCAATCGGACTGCTATTGGGAAACCGGGCCGACACGCGGGTGCTGTACAACCCGGAAAAAAAGTGCGTCATCGAAGGCACGTTTGCCGTAACGGGCTACCGCATCGAACGCATTTTCGACGAAGAAGAACTGGACTTTTCGGATACCTGTATTGTCAGGCGCGAAATCGGCGTCAGCGGCAAGTCACGTGCGTTTGTCAACGACACACCCGTCAACCTCGATACGCTTCGGCGCGTCACGAGCGAGTTGATGGACATCCACTCCCAGCATGATTCGGTACTGCTGGGCTCCAACGATTACCAGCTGGGCATTGTCGATACCTACGCGCAAAACGACTCGCAACTCAGTCAGTACCGCGCTGATTACCAGACTTACCGGGCCGCCCGTGCCATTTTCGACAAGCTTCAGTCGGAGGCAGCGGCCATGCGGAAAGAGTTCGACTACAACAATTTCCTGTACGACGAATTGACAAAAGCGCAGTTGCTGCCCAACGAGCAGGAAACGCTGGAACAGGAACTGACCATTCTGGAAAACGCGGGCGACATCAAGGAACGGCTGCAACTGGCTTACGAATACCTCGACAACGCCGAGCAGTCGGTGATCGATTTTCTGAAAGGGGCCGTCAGCAACCTGTCGTACATCAGCAAGCTGTCGGATCAGTACGAGCAGTTGCAGCAGCGGGCACAGAGTGCCCTGATCGAACTGCGCGACCTGGCCCTCGAAATCAGCACGGAACAGGACAACGTCGACGTCGACGATGGCCGGGCGGAAACGATTCGGGAGCGACTCAACCTGATCTATCAGTTGCAGACCAAGCATCAGGTAACGAACGTGGACGGACTGATTGCCTTACGCGACGAACTGGGCCAGAAAGTCAACACGGTGCTGAACCTCGACGATAATCTGGCGGCAGCGAAAGCCGATGCCGAAGCCGCCCGCAGGCAGTTGATGGAGCGCGCCCACGAACTGTCGGAAACCCGGCAGGCCGTACTGCCGCTGATTGAAACCGAGATTGGTGGCCTGCTCAACGAACTGGGTATGCCCAACGCGTCGCTGCACATTAAAGCCGAAGCCAGCAAGCCCGGCCCCGTCGGTATCGACACGATTTCGTTTTTGTTCAGCGCCAACAAAGGCATTCAGCCACAGCAGCTCAAAGCCGTGGCATCGGGGGGTGAATTCTCCCGATTGATGCTGGCAATCAAGTATATCCTGGCCAGTAAGCGGTCGTTGCCGACGATTATTTTCGACGAGATCGACACGGGTATATCGGGTGAAATCGCGATCAAGATGGGCAACATGATGCGCGATATGTCGGGTAGTCACCAGATTATTGCCATCACGCACCTGCACCAGATTGCCGGTCAGGGCACGGCTCACTACTTCGTCTACAAGGACCATTCGGCCGATAAAACAGTCAGCCGGATTCGTAAACTAACGTTCGACGAGCGGGTACACGAGATCGCGCAGATGATCGGGGGCAAAAACCCATCAGCGAGCGCGCTTAAGAACGCCCGTGAAATTCTGAAACAACGCAGCAGCGTTGCCGCCAAATAATGCCCTTTTTTCGTTCGCCGTTGTGTGTGCTTACCCGGTTACGGAGGATAGCCGTTGTGTTTGGTGCGGTCTGCTGGCTAAGTGCCTGCGCTGACGGTAGCCGACCAGCCGTTGAGCAGGCCGAGCGGGATGTACTGTCTATCCACGACGCCATCATGCCGAAGATAGATGATCTGCTGACGGCTCAGCGTCAACTCAAGGCCCGCCTGATTACGCTCGACAGTACAGCCGAGAACGGGTCGGCATCGTCGGCACTCCGGCTCGATGAAGACCGGAATCAGGCCCGGCGGCTCCTGCACGATCTCACCGTTGCCGATAGCCTGATGACCCGCTGGATGGCACACTACCGATACGATACCCTGGCTGGCTTACCCACCGACGAGGCTCTGCGCTACCTCGACACCCAGAAAGCCAGCATCACTGATGTTACAACCAAAGTCAATGAAAGTCTCGAGCATACCCGCCAGTTCCTGGCAACTCCTTAGTAC is part of the Spirosoma rhododendri genome and encodes:
- the recN gene encoding DNA repair protein RecN; protein product: MLSHLLIKNYALIDELELRPDRELNIITGETGAGKSIMLGAIGLLLGNRADTRVLYNPEKKCVIEGTFAVTGYRIERIFDEEELDFSDTCIVRREIGVSGKSRAFVNDTPVNLDTLRRVTSELMDIHSQHDSVLLGSNDYQLGIVDTYAQNDSQLSQYRADYQTYRAARAIFDKLQSEAAAMRKEFDYNNFLYDELTKAQLLPNEQETLEQELTILENAGDIKERLQLAYEYLDNAEQSVIDFLKGAVSNLSYISKLSDQYEQLQQRAQSALIELRDLALEISTEQDNVDVDDGRAETIRERLNLIYQLQTKHQVTNVDGLIALRDELGQKVNTVLNLDDNLAAAKADAEAARRQLMERAHELSETRQAVLPLIETEIGGLLNELGMPNASLHIKAEASKPGPVGIDTISFLFSANKGIQPQQLKAVASGGEFSRLMLAIKYILASKRSLPTIIFDEIDTGISGEIAIKMGNMMRDMSGSHQIIAITHLHQIAGQGTAHYFVYKDHSADKTVSRIRKLTFDERVHEIAQMIGGKNPSASALKNAREILKQRSSVAAK
- a CDS encoding viral A-type inclusion protein gives rise to the protein MLTRLRRIAVVFGAVCWLSACADGSRPAVEQAERDVLSIHDAIMPKIDDLLTAQRQLKARLITLDSTAENGSASSALRLDEDRNQARRLLHDLTVADSLMTRWMAHYRYDTLAGLPTDEALRYLDTQKASITDVTTKVNESLEHTRQFLATP